A part of Leishmania infantum JPCM5 genome chromosome 13 genomic DNA contains:
- a CDS encoding putative mitogen-activated protein kinase 7: MMFNEAAVPFIQTARDNGLLFGGSNVPAMIDYTSEHRKSYHVRGSVFEVAPHFEVLNGIGYGAYGVVCAAVDLRLVASSVYYNEAMRIIEEGGRIVTRQRRGHDAPVYFRTRAVLDEAGRGGPVRVPHLYSEPFKRRVLACGGVSPFVAIKKVTKVFDDLVDGRRILREIKLLRYLQGHPNIVRLMEVGRPHVPTGASSSAAFDDIYLVTDLMDTDLAALLKSSQEIEMDQFRFIAYQLMKVLVYVHSSGVIHRDLKPGNILLNGNCDMKLCDFGLSRGGVPAWPHESTLTAVATAAESSAKELEDWGLFCWSSSAVRGASSAPHAAKQPPLYSLTDYVVTRYYRAPELLIMGRYNHAIDMWSAGCILAEMLLRRPLFTGANYLSQLALILETPGLRGVPQTPEQVAALFEGGEEGKHFINDILFRKTARGRDSLTLSNQVHSQVLFHSTLFGFNVDIPISLGILIAKLLSFDPRKRPTAVEALRDPFFRPLYDSRDEILRCPASDPSVEREEIDDIAAYQKAHPCVVVDESPVFTWEFDHRITSAQALRSLFEEECQISRDVQQQIERQQRPR; the protein is encoded by the coding sequence ATGATGTTCAACGAAGCAGCGGTCCCGTTCATTCAGACGGCGCGCGACAACGGGCTGCTGTTTGGTGGCAGCAATGTGCCAGCGATGATCGACTACACCAGTGAGCACAGAAAGAGCTATCACGTGCGCGGCTCCGTCTTCGAGGTGGCGCCGCACTTTGAGGTGCTGAACGGGATTGGGTATGGCGCGTACGGTGTCGTATGCGCTGCGGTAGACCTGCGTCTCGTCGCATCCAGCGTCTACTACAACGAGGCGATGCGCATCATCGAGGAAGGGGGTCGTATAGTCACGCGGCAACGTCGCGGTCACGACGCGCCTGTGTACTTCCGCACGCGTGCTGTGCTGGACGAAGCCGGGCGAGGTGGGCCAGTGCGAGTTCCGCACTTGTACTCGGAACCGTTCAAGCGCCGTGTGCTGGCGTGCGGGGGGGTGTCTCCGTTCGTCGCAATCAAGAAGGTGACGAAGGTGTTCGACGATCTTGTGGATGGGCGCCGCATCCTGCGAGAGATCAAGTTGCTGAGGTACCTGCAAGGGCATCCGAACATTGTGCGGTTGATGGAAGTTGGGCGCCCCCACGTCCCCACCGGTGCCTCGTCGTCCGCCGCGTTCGATGATATCTACCTAGTGACCGACCTCATGGACACAGACCTAGCTGCCCTGCTGAAGTCATCGCAGGAGATCGAGATGGACCAGTTCCGCTTTATCGCCTATCAGCTTATGAAGGTGTTGGTGTacgtgcacagcagcggcgtcatcCACCGTGACCTGAAGCCGGGTAACATCCTTCTTAACGGCAACTGCGACATGAAGCTCTGCGACTTTGGCCTCtcccgcggcggcgttccTGCTTGGCCGCATGAGAGCACTCTCACGGCAGTCGCGACCGCAGCCGAGTCGAGTGCCAAAGAACTTGAGGATTGGGGTCTATTCTGCTGGTCATCTTCCGCAGTCCGTGGGGCATCATCCGCCCCTCACGCCGCCAAGCAACCCCCGCTCTACAGCCTCACCGACTACGTTGTCACGCGCTACTACCGAGCCCCCGAGCTGCTCATCATGGGCCGCTACAACCACGCAATCGACATGTGGTCTGCCGGCTGCATCCTGGCcgagatgctgctgcgccgcccttTGTTCACCGGTGCCAACTACCTTTCCCAGCTGGCGTTGATTCTGGAGACGCCGGGGCTGCGTGGCGTCCCGCAGACGCCGGAGCAGGTTGCCGCGCTCTTCGAGGGTGGCGAAGAGGGCAAGCACTTTATCAACGACATCCTTTTTCGCAAAACTGCACGAGGGCGGGATTCGCTAACGCTGAGCAACCAGGTCCACTCGCAGGTCCTCTTCCACAGCACCCTCTTTGGCTTCAACGTGGACATTCCTATTAGTCTCGGCATATTGATTGCCAAGCTGCTCTCCTTCGATCCCCGAAAGCGGCCCAccgccgtggaggcgctgcgcgatcCGTTTTTCCGGCCACTGTATGACAGCAGAGATGAAATTCTTCGCTGCCCTGCATCCGACCCAAGCGTTGAACGAGAGGAAATCGATGACATCGCCGCCTACCAGAAAGCACACCCGTGCGTCGTGGTGGACGAGAGCCCTGTGTTCACGTGGGAGTTCGACCACCGCATCACGAGTGCGCAGGCGTTGCGCAGCCTCTTCGAGGAGGAGTGCCAGATCTCGCGcgacgtgcagcagcagattgAAAGACAGCAGCGTCCACGTTGA